TGAAATTGATTTCTTAGTTGCCGTTGACTATTTTCTATGCAGTAATGACGCACAGAGAATCACTATGCCAAGAGACTACTACCAGCTGTTAGACAAGAATAAGCAGGCTTTTGAAGAGATAACATCCGATGAAATAAATGATACTGAACAGACAAAAGGTGGAAGGTCGAATGCAAGTTTTGTCATTAAATATATAGAAACGATTAGAAAGTATTCTAAGTTTACTGAAGAGGACGAGGAATACTTACGGGATACAATACAGGCTCTTAAAATGGGGACTGTCCCAAAAAAGAAGATACAGGTATTGAAACAGGAATTGGAAAAAGAAAACAACCCAATAAAGGCTTACGCAATTTTAAAAAGCTATCTGCATAAAATAAACAATAGTCCTGCTTCTTCATCAGAGCCAGTTTTTAACAAAAGAGAGATAATTTTATCCCTGTATCTAAAGGAAGAACCAAATGCCCTCTGAAATCGAAGCCAAAAGAATAATTACAGAAACATTTCAAGAATTTGATGAGGTCAAATTCAAACATTTTATTGTTAATTTACTCAACGAAGCAAATGAAGAAAAAGCTCTTCAATGTCAGGGCAAGTATATAAAAGATGCTTTTAAGCCATATATAAAACAATACAAAAGGCTATGCCAATATACAGACCCAGAGGGAAATGTACTGGATGTATTAACTGTGCATCTGGTAAAAGAAAGCTCCCTTGAACGTGCCAGGACAATGCAACGTAATTTTGTTGCAGATTATCTCAAGTCCAGAGGTAGCAAATCGTCTGCGCTTGTCGCATATTATACGGATAACAAAGAGGATTGGAGATTCTCTTTTGTAAAAGTTGACTATAAACTAATTGAAACTGACGAAGGAAAATATAAACCCACGGAGGAATTTACCCCGTCTAAAAGATATTCATTCTTGGTAGGTATACACGAGCCTAACCATACAGCCCAACAACAGCTTATTTCTTTAGTACAGGATGACAAAAATAATCCAACATTGGATGATCTTGAAAAGGCTTTTAATATTGAGTCTGTTACAGCGGAATTTTTTAATAAATATCGCGATCTGTTTATCTGGACTAAAGAAGAATTTGATAGAATTATTGAAAAAGATAAATTAATCAAAGATGATTTTGAGAAAAAAGGAGTCAACACTGTCGACCTAGCAAAAAAGCTGCTTGGACAAATAATTTTTTTATATTATTTGCAAAAAAAAGGTTGGTTCGGAGTATCTCGTGACGGTGAATGGGGTTCCGGTTCAAAAGGTTTTCTTCGGGAACTATTTGAAAAAAAACACGAACTTTACAATAATTTTTTTAATGATATCCTGGAGCCGCTTTTTTATGAAGCGCTTAGGATTGACCGAAATCACGATGATAGTTATTACAGCCGTTTCAACTGCAAAATTCCCTTTTTAAATGGCGGACTATTTGACCCGCTTAATAATTATGATTGGGTACACACGGATATCCTATTATCTAATGAACTTTTCTCTAATGATAATAAAACTAAGGAAGGTTATACCGGCAATGGAATCTTGGACATTTTTGACCGGTATAACTTTACGGTAAAAGAAGATGAACCCTTGGAAAAAGAAGTAGCTATAGACCCGGAATTACTCGGTAAAGCTTATGAAAAGTTTAATGCCATCCGGCCAGATAATTTTCAGGAGTACTTACGAGCTTTAAAAAGCGGAAAAAAAGGCGAAGAGAGCAAATTCAATAAGCAATATGGAGTCTATTATACTCCACGGGAAATAGTTCATTATATGTGTCAGCAAAGCCTTATTAATTATCTGTTTACTGAATTAAATGGCATTAATGCTTATGAACAAATGGGTAATGCTCAATATAGTATGCTTGATAACATGGTAAAAAAAGGACAATTGGATCTGACTATTACACATAACACATCACCTGAAATTCTTAAAGAAGATATAGAAAAATTTGTCTACTTTGGTGAACAGCTAATTGAAAATGAAGAAATCGCGTTATTAAAAGAGCAAAAAATAACTGAAGGCAAGCAGAAAAGTACAGAT
The sequence above is drawn from the Candidatus Margulisiibacteriota bacterium genome and encodes:
- a CDS encoding class I SAM-dependent DNA methyltransferase yields the protein MPSEIEAKRIITETFQEFDEVKFKHFIVNLLNEANEEKALQCQGKYIKDAFKPYIKQYKRLCQYTDPEGNVLDVLTVHLVKESSLERARTMQRNFVADYLKSRGSKSSALVAYYTDNKEDWRFSFVKVDYKLIETDEGKYKPTEEFTPSKRYSFLVGIHEPNHTAQQQLISLVQDDKNNPTLDDLEKAFNIESVTAEFFNKYRDLFIWTKEEFDRIIEKDKLIKDDFEKKGVNTVDLAKKLLGQIIFLYYLQKKGWFGVSRDGEWGSGSKGFLRELFEKKHELYNNFFNDILEPLFYEALRIDRNHDDSYYSRFNCKIPFLNGGLFDPLNNYDWVHTDILLSNELFSNDNKTKEGYTGNGILDIFDRYNFTVKEDEPLEKEVAIDPELLGKAYEKFNAIRPDNFQEYLRALKSGKKGEESKFNKQYGVYYTPREIVHYMCQQSLINYLFTELNGINAYEQMGNAQYSMLDNMVKKGQLDLTITHNTSPEILKEDIEKFVYFGEQLIENEEIALLKEQKITEGKQKSTDYISLLPVSISKYADIIDQKLSSITVCDPAVGSGAFPVGMMSEIVRARNALNPYIKTGNRSMYQFKRACIEHSLYGVDIDHGAVEIAKLRLWLSLVVDEDEINNIKPLPNLDYKIVCGNTLIGFPDNWESAITKEIESLKDAFTNETNPTKKINLKKQIDGKINLRYQNSLKNFGYEVNFDFRTVFSEVFSNKAGFNIVIANPPYVTSGKITDIKPALKKVYSSFYCGTADLYTYFIQKGIALTNSTGCLCYITSNKFMRASYGKNTRELLTKKAAPIIIIDFGELPVFEAATDPSIVLVSRKVMPNGNFTAITIKTEKEIANISNVVKERGFIMPISALSIENWILENQRVLTLKEKLKQKGIPLSNLIKGQLYRGILTGFNEAFIIDEDKKNNLIAEDRVGGR